The genomic DNA TGGGATGATGGTGTGAAACGGTCGCTTGCCGGGGGCGTACACGTTGGCGTGACCTTCCTCCAACGCAAACATTTCGCCCCGATCCTGAAGCATGAAACCCAGGCCGTCCGGCACCATGCCAGACCCCATCCCGCGGTAGTTGCTCTGGATCAGTGAAACCATCATGCCGTCCCGGTCGGCGGTCGTCAGGTAAATCGTGTCGCCCGCGCGCAACGCCGGCTCACCGGCCGCGTAGCGCGCGCCAGCGCGATCCGGCTGGATGAGCTTGCGACGTTCGGCGGCGTAGGCTTTTGACAGCAGCGCCTCAACCGGAACCTTGGCAAAATCCGGGTCGGCATAAAATTTGGCGCGGTCTTCAAAAGCCAGCTTTTTGGCCTCGACGAAATAATGGATGTGCTCCCGACTGCCAAAACCAAACTTGGATAGGTCGTAACCTTCGAGGATGTTCAGCATTTGTAGCGCAGCAAGGCCCTGCCCGTTTGGCGGCAGTTCCCAGACATCATAGCCGCGGTAGTTGGTCGAAATCGGCTCGACCCAGGTCGAGCGGTGCGCGGCCAAATCGTCCGCGTCCAAAAAGCCGCCCTGCTTGGCCATGAAGTCGGCAATGGCGCGCGCGATGTCGCCCTTGTAGAACACATCACGTCCCCCGGCGGCAATTTTCTCCAGGGTGGCCGCCAACTGAGGGTTGCGGAAAACCTCGCCTTTGCGCGGCGGCCGACCACCCGGCGCGTACACCGCCATGACGTTTGGAAAGCGCGCCAGTGCCGTCACGTTTCGTTCCAGGTAATAGGCAATCAGCTCGGAGACCGGAAAACCCTCGCGGGCATAGGCCACCGCCGGGGCGAGGATTTCCTTCATCGGCAGCCGGCCAAAACGTCCATGGAGTTCAAACCAGCCGTCCACACACCCCGGCACGCTCACCGGGAGTGGGCCGTACGCGGGAATCCGGGTCAGGTTGCGCTGCCGGAACACATCGAGGGTCAGGCGCTTGGGAGACCGACCGCTCGCGTTGAGACCGTGCAGGCGTTTTGTTTTCGGATCCCACACCAAGGCGAACAAATCGCCACCGATGCCGCAGCCGGTTGGCTCGACCACCCCCAGCACGGCGTTGGCGGCAATCGCGGCATCCACCGCCGAACCGCCCCGGCGCAACACATCCACGGCGACCTGCGTTGCCAGCGGTTGGCTGGTGCAGGCCATACCGTTGCGCGCAATGACCTCCGAGCGCGTGGCAAAGGTCCGCCCCGTGATGCGGTCAGAGGCCGCATGGTTTCCAGTGGTCGCGCCGGCCGCCGGCGCGGCGCTTCGGCTGCCGGCCGGGCCTCCGGCCACTGCCAGGACAAGGCAAGCCAAGCTCATCAAAACCGCCGTGACGCGACCTGGCCAACGTTTCCATACCATAGGCTCACTCCATCGCGTGGCGGCTGACCGCCACGCATCAAAAAATAGCCGTTGACATTGGTGAACAGTGTTCACTAATCTAACGGCGTTTCAAAACAGACCTCACCACAGGACGCGCGTCATGGGCGTGCAGGAACGCAAAACCCGCTACAAAGCCAACGTTCGGCGGCTCATTCTCGACGCGGCCCGCGAACTCTTTGTCACCGAAGGCTACCAACACACGTCGCTGCGCAAAATTGCCGAGAAAATCGAATACGCTCCCGCCACCATCTATCTGCATTTCCGCGACAAGTCCGAACTCCTCGACGCGCTCCTGACCGAGACCTTCACCGAACTCGACGCCAAGCTGCGGACGCTGTCTCAGCGCGAAACCGACAGTCTGACCGCCCTGCGGCGCGGGCTGCGAACCTACATCGAGTTCGGGCTGACGCATCCCAACCACTACCTGCTGGCTTTCGTTCAGAATGAAGCCATGTTTGACGGGGAACGCAAACAACACAAGCTCAAACATGGCCCGGCCTGCTTTGACAACCTGCGCCAGGCGGTGCTGCGCGCCATTGCCGATGGCTACCTCGTCGCGGATGACCCGGAGGCCACGGCACAGGCGTTGTGGTCGGGGATCCATGGGCTGACGTCACTGCTGATTACGCAACCGGACTTTCCCTTCGTCGCCAAGCGCAAGCTGGTTGACCGCCTGCTGTCCATTCTCATTGACGGCGCGCGCCGTCGGTAATTTTTTTGTCTTTTAGTGAACAATGTTCAGAAAAAGGACGCCGTTATGTCAAACAATCGCCTGAAAGCCTTTCAACGCCTCATCGGCCAACCACTGGCCGAACACAGCCCGTCCCCCCTGGCCCGTTGGCTCGGCGGCACGCTCGAGCACGCTGCGCCGGGCGAGACGACCTTCGCCTTCGTCGTCCGCACTGACATGGCGAATCCCGCCGGCATCCTCCACGGTGGTGCGGCCGCCGCCATCATGGATGAAGTCATCGGGGCGACCGTTCACGGAACGCTCGAAGTGAATGTTTTCTACACCTCGGTCAACCTCGTGATTGATTTTCTCGACAGCGTTCCGGTCGGCGCCGCCATCACGGCCACGACGCGCGTCATCCGCCAGGGGAAAACCATCATCAACGCCGAATGTTGGCTCCGTGATGCGCAGGAACGCCTGCTCGCTCACGCAACAACGAACATGCTGCGCACCAACGTCCCACTCCAGATGGGTGAGTGATGCCCAGCCTTTGCCCTCGCCAGCCGACTGGCGGCGAGAAGAGAGTGAGGACGAGATGAATTTCGTTGCCCTCAAGATGCTGCTTGGCGACCGCTCCAAGTTTCTCGGCCTGGTGTTCTCCATTGCGTTTGCTGCGTTTCTCATGGCGCACCAGGCGTCCATTTTCTGTGGTTTGATGAACCGTACCCGCAGCCAAATCAAAGATATTCCCGACGCCGATGTCTGGGTGATGGACAAAGAAACCCAGTACATTGACGAAGTGGCCGCGCTGACGACCAATGACCTCTACCGCGTGCGCGGGGTTCCGGGCGTCGCCTGGGCCGTTCGGTTATTCAAGGGCAACCCACGGGTGCGCGCGGCGGATGGACGGTTTCGGACGGTCATCCTGATGGGTCTTGACGATGAGACGCTCGTGGGCGCGCCCCGGCGCATGCTCGTTGGCAACATTGAAGACCTCCGCCGGCCCGATGCGGTCATCATCGACCGCGCCGGCTTTTACTTTTTCTTTCCCAACACCCCGCTCAGCATCGGGCAGGTCATGGAAATGAACGACCGGCGCGTGACGATTGTGGGCATCTGCGAAGCGAGCGCTCCATTTGCCACGTTTCCGGTGATGTTCACCCGCTACAGCCAAGCCGTGAACTATGTCGGGCGGGAGCGGAACGCGCTGTCATTCGTTTTGGTCAAAGCGGCGGCCGGCACAGACGTTTCCGACCTGTGCCGCCGGATCAGCGCCGTCTCGCCAAAGCTCAAAGCCATGACCGGCTATGATTTTGAATGGGCGACGATTCGCTACTACATCCGCAACACCGGCATTCCGGTCAACTTTGGCATCACGGTCATGATCGCCCTGGTGGTCGGAACGGTCGTGGCCGGACAGACCTTCTACATCTTCACCATTGAAAACCTGAAGCAATTCGGTGCGCTCAAGGCGATTGGCGTCACCAATCTGCGCATCGTCGGCATGATTTTGCTGCAAGCCCTCCTGGTCGGCATCATCGGCTATGCGCTCGGCATGGCGATGTGCGCGGCATTTTTCGACCTGACCCGCGACGCCGCCATCCAACTCCGTGGCTTCATCCTGCTCTGGCAAGTCGCCGTCGGAACGGCCGGCGTCGTGTTTTTCATCGTCTTACTGGCCAGCCTGCTCAGCATCCGCAAGGTGTTGTTTCTCGAACCGGCCATTGTCTTTCGCGGTTAGGGCTGTCGCCTTCCACCACGGCTTTCCCACCTGCCCCCAGTGAGGTCTGAAAACCATGCAAGCACCTTCAGAACCAAGCCCCCAACCGGTGCCGCCTCAGGTCGTGCCGGAACAGGTCACGCCTGACATTGCCGTTGAGTGTCGCGCCGTGACCAAAGCCTTCGGACAAGGCGAGTCAAAAACCCTGGCCCTGCGCGGCGTGGACTTCCAGGCCCGCCTCGGAGAAATGACGTTTCTGGTGGGCGAAAGCGGCTCTGGCAAAACCACGCTCATTTCCATCATCGCCGGACTCCTGGACGCAACCGAGGGTGAAATCCACGTCCTGGGGCAAAACATGGCCGCATTGTCAAACACCAACCAAGTGCGCTTCCGGCGAAAGAACCTCGGCTTTGTTTTCCAGCAATTCAACCTCCTCCCGGCGCTGACGGCGGCGGAAAACGTCGCCGTACCACTTCTGGCGGCCGGTATGGCGCGCCCGGCGGCCGTTGCTCGCGCGACCGAACTGCTTGGGTCTGTTGGGCTGGCCCACCGGGCCGCACACGTTCCCTCGCAACTCTCCGGCGGTCAGCAGCAGCGCGTGGCGCTTGCCCGAGCCGTCATTCACGAACCGCGGCTCATCGTTTGTGATGAGCCAACTTCGGCCCTCGACGGCGCCACGGGGCGGACGGTCATGGAACTCCTTGCCGCCGTCGCCGTCCGGCCGGACCGCGCGGTCATCGTCGTCACCCATGACAGTCGTATTTTCAGCTTTGCCCAAGCCATTGCGCACATGGCGGATGGGAACGTAACGCACACTGAAAGGAGAACGCCATGAAACTTCAATCCCTGACGCTGCCGCTCATCACGATCGCCGCGCTCAGTTACGCCGGCTACTCAACCTATGTTTCTCAGCCGGTGCGCAAGCCCGAGCCGCCGCCGGCCGCGCCACCGCGCGCGCCTTATGCCCAAGGCGTGGCCGGCGTTGGCTTGGTCGAGGCCGGCGGCGAAAACATCGCGCTCAATACCCCGGTCGCCGGTCTCGTGACGCGCGTCTTTGTCAGGGCCGGTGACGATGTCAAACGCGGCGACCGGCTCTTTGAACTCGACAGCCGCGACTTGCAGGCCGAACTCGCGCTCCGCCGCCAAACGCTCGATGTGGCGCGCGCCCGGCTGGCTCGGCTCGAACAAGCGCCCTGGAGCGCCGACCGCCCGATGCTCGAAGCGAAGGTGCTTGAAACCGAAGCCCAGCTTGCCGATGCCGACATGCAGCTCAAGCGCATTGAAAACGTTTCTGACCAACGTGCCGTGCGGGCCGAGGAGGTCGAGCACCGCCGGTTCGCGGTTTTAGCCGCTAGAGCGCGTCATCAGGAAGCCAAGGCACAACTCGCCCGACTCGATGCCGGCACCTGGAAAGCCGACCTCGACGTGGCGCGAAGTGAAGTCAAGCTTGCGCAAGCCAACGTCAAACGAATCGAGGCTGACATTGAACGGCTGACGGTCCGCGCGCTCACCGCTGGCAAAGTCCTTCAGTGCAATGTGCGTCCTGGCGAATACGCCCAAGCCGGACAACTGGCAAAGCCGCTCATCACACTGGGCAATGCCGATGAGCTTCATGTCCGCGTCGATATCGACGAAAACGAAGCCCCCAAGGTCAAGCCAAGCGCGCGGGCCGTGGGTTACATGCGCGGCAAGTCAGAGGTTGCCATACCACTCGAATTCGTCCGCTATGAGCCGTTGGTAGTGCCCAAAAAGTCACTTACCGGGGATGCGACCGAGCGGGTAGATACGCGCGTTCTTCAGGTCATCTACCGGGTAGCCACCAATGATGCCGCGCTTTTCATCGGACAGCAGATGGACGTTTACATTGACCAAGGAGGGCAGCCATGATGAGTCTCTTGGCAAGCATGCGACTTTACCTTGGGCCGGCCCTCGCCACGAGCCTGTTCATCACGGGCTGTGCCGTCAAACCGCCGGTGCGCAAGGTCGTGGTCGAGACGCCTTCGGGCTGGACATCGGTTGCCGGGGAAGGCATATCGCTTCAACCGGCCGAACTGGATGCCTGGTGGAAAAATTTTCATGACGCGCAATTGACGCAACTCATTGACCGCGCGCTCGCGGGTAATCTGGACATACGGGTTGCCGTGGCGCGGATCCGGGAAGCGCGCAGTCAAGCCGGGATTGCCGATGCGGCCAAGTATCCGGCGCTGGGCGCGGCGGCCAATGTGCAGCGCCTTCGGGGTGGGCTTCCACAGGGCATTGGGCGGGTTGCGAACCTGCCGGGCATCTCGAATGAAATCGGCATCTTCCAGGTTGGCTTCGACGCCAACTGGGAACTTGATTTCTTTGGCGGGACGCGCCTGGCGGCGCTGGCGGCGCGCGAGCAGGCCCGCGCGGCCGAAGAAGCTCTCCAGGGTGTCCGGCTCATGACCGCAGCGGAAATTGCGCGGCTGTATGTCGAGCTACGGGGCGCCCAGCAGCAACGCGAGATCGTACAACAGCAAATCGCCGTTGCGCGGGAAACGCTGGAACTGGTTCGCACCCGTTTCGAGGCCGGGTTGGCCCAACAGCTCGATGTGACGCGCGCCACGGCGCAGTATGAAACAACGTGCGCGGCGGCCCCACCGCTTGAAGCTGTCATCCGCGACAGACATGACCGGTTGAGCGTTCTCGTGGGGATGCCGCCCGCATCACTAAATGAAATGCTCACCGACGCCAAGCCGCTTCCCATGAGGCCGCCTGAGATTCCGGTCGGACTGCCATCCGACCTCTTGCAGCGGAGACCGGACATTCGGCAGGCTGAGGCCGAGTTATCGGCCGCGCTCGCCCAGTTAGGGGTGGCCCAGACCGAGCGATTTCCAAAGTTTGCCTTGACGGCTGGCGTGGGACGCCAGGCCACGAGCGTGGCGGGGCTTACCCTTGGCGCGGGAAACTTTTTCGCCGTTGGTCCGAATGTGCGCCTTCCGATCTTTACCGGCGGACGCATTCGCAACAACATTGCCGCCCGCGACGCGCAGGTGGAGCAAGCCGCGCTCCGGTATGAGCAGACGGTGCTGCGCGCCTTTGAGGAAGTCGAGCGCGCCCTCGTCGGTTACTTGCGCGAAGGTGAACGCCGGCGCGCGCTGGCAGCCGCGACGCTCGAACAACAGGAAGCCGCCCGCTTGGCTGAAGTTCGCTATGCCGGAGGCTTGGAAGATTTCACAACCGTTCTCGACGCGCGGCGGGGGCAACTGTCCAGCGCCCTGGAGCAAGTCGAAAGCGAGACGCAACAGCTTCGCCAGGCCATTGCGCTCTACAAGGCGCTTGGTGGCGGATACTAGCGCGACTGGGAAGGGCGACGCCGTTGCCCTTCCCAGCCATTCCTGGACGCTTCCACCGGGCAAGGACGGTGATGGGTTTCAGTTGAAAAGCAAAGGTTGGCGCAGACTGTGGTGGGCGAGCGCCACTAGGTCGGCCGGCAGCGGCCGGCGGGACACGACATAGAGAAACTCCTTGTTTCTGAGGTGGCTGACCTCTCCGACCTTCTCGCCATTGGGGTTGTAGATGCCGATTTGAGCGCCGACGTAACGCTTGAAATCCTGCTCGATGACCACCATCTGTCCCGCGCCTCCCCACAGCGATTGCAGGAGCGCCGTCATCTCAGCCCGCGACAGGTAGCCTTCGTCGTTGAACGAAACGATGATCGTCGGGGCTTGAATCGCGTTGAGCACTTGCCGGAACGCGCCGGCAAAGCGTGACCGGGCGTTGAAAACACTTCGCCGCTCGCGGACATCCAGGCGCTTGCAGGCGACGCCGTACACCGGCGGCTTGTCCCACCGGACCAGCGATTCCCAGATGTGGTAGTTGCCGAGATAGGAATGCTGATTGTAAGGCGGATCGAGGTACGCGACATCGGCTTCCAGCCGTGAGGCCGCTTCCAGCGCGTCCAGACAAGTGGCCTGTCCTTTGCCGTGCCGTGCGCGTGGAAGGACATCCGGGACGCGGAGTTCGAGGTCGTTGAGGGCGCGCGGCGCCCACGCTTTGAGGTAGGCCATCTGGAGACCAGTGGTGGAATCCACGCGATCCGCGGCTTCCATCAGCGCGACCAGCGCCACGGCTTCCAGCTCCGGAGGCAACCCCTTCGCGGCAATGGCTTCCCGGATGGCGTCAATTCGCTCCCCGTTTTTCGGATGAAAGAAGCGCGCTTTCACGCAGAACGTCTCGGTGACATAGCCTGGCGCGCCTTTCAGCCGGTTGAACTCCTGAATGAGTTTCTGTGCGTCGGCGAGCACGTCTTCGGCGTCGGCCTGGACGTAGCAGCGGGCGAGCGTGGCCGCATAGGCCAGGTAGTCGTTGGCCAGCACCCGGTAGCCGTCCGCTTTGAGGGCGTGGCCGACCCGTGACGTGCCGGAGAAAAGATCGATGACCGACCGCGTAGGGCCGAGGCGCCGGGTGACCTCACGGATGAGCGGGATGAGCGTGCGCTTGGAACCGATGTACTTAATCAACTGCGGCTACTCCACTGCGAGGTTTGTCATTGAATAACCATAATAGCAAGCCACTCAGGAACTTCTGATATTCAGGCTGCGTACAGGCATATTCCATAGTAAACCACGGAAACTTCTTTAGCCGTTCAGCTTGTATGTGAAAATTAACATGATATTTGTTCTTGTAGCGCACAAATGCACCGTTAGCTAGAATCATCAAACTGCACTGAGTGTAGCGAGTAGCTACTTCAAGATACTGCATTATTTGAAAAGAAAGCCGTTCATGAGCATTACCATCAACCTGTCTGCGATTGCTTGACTTAGCTGTCTTGTATTCTAGAAGAATCTTTTCGTGTAATGCTCCCGCTTTCACAAGAAGAACTGTATCATCAAACCCAGTGCTCATCCCATCATACATTGACGGGTAGGCCTTTTCAGCAAATCGCCCCTTGCTTGGGGCGTAATCCCTAATAACTTTATCCTTGCCAGGAAAGTTCTCAACGAGTGAGTGAACTGTATACTCGGTCTCAAGCCAACTTTGGTCTGGTTCTCCAGTCATTCGCGCGCGCTCGTCTAGCTCGTCTTTGTACGGAACGATGAGCTGTCTTTCACCAACGGTCAGCTCGTGAAAGATACGCCTATGCCATACGAGCTTCTTTCGGAATCGAGCACCAAGCCTCTCCTCACGTTTTGCGCCGTTTGCGCAACAAAGTTCACTAAAAGCATTCCACATTTGCTGAACAAGGGATTCAAACTCGCTGCCTTCCAATCGTGAGCCAGTGCCCGTGTTCGCCAAGCTTTTTGGTGCTTCAAAACTCTCCATCTGTTCGCAAATACTCGCGATCTCAGGGTTTAGATTGGGCGTAGACATCTCTAAGTCTTATCCTGCAAGATTTATCAGATAGTGCATCAACAAAAGTTTAGAGGAGAAATCTCTCTCGAAATTTCGGAAAAGGATGTTGTTTTGCATTGATAACAGAATTGTCTGATGGAAGCACATACTGAGAAATAAAACTATCTGGCTTGAAAGCTTCTGAACTGCCCGATGAAGTGTATACATCGCTCATGACATTCTGGGCAAGTTTCGTACTCCACCCCAAAGTTGGTGTGGAAGAAGCCGGTCACGCAGGCTAGCCATAGCTTTCCGCTCTAAATCCCTGTATCTCCCTTTTCCTTGGAATCATTCCATCAGAGTCACTCTCTGGCTCACCCAAACCTTTCTGACCGTGAAGCGCCAACCCTTGGGGAGCGCTGAAATCGGCGCGCCACTGGCGAGCATGCCTGTGACACCCTTCAGAGCGCCTTCAGTACCTCATGTCCAACCAGACCTAATACCCAACCGCCAAGGCATCTGGATTGCGCGGGTCGGACGCCCCCAATCGCGCGCCCGTTGTGTCAATCATGATCCCTTCGGCGTCCCCATTGTAACGCGGGACGACATCCAGCCGATGCCCTTTGGCTTCGAGCGCGCGCTTCGTGTCCGCCGTCATCCCGTATGGCTCCCACATCACGACATCCGGCAGCCACTGATGGTGCAACCGCGGCGCGTCAATTGCCTGCTGGAGATTCATCTTGTGGTCAATAATGTTGATGACGACCTGCAACACGGTCGAAATGATGGTCGGCCCACCGGGGCTGCCAATGGCAAACCACGGCTTGCCGTCCCGAAGCACAATCGTCGGCGTCATGGAGGACAGCGGACGCTTGCCAGGCGCAATGCTGTTGGCTTCGCCCTGCACCAACTGATAGGCGTTCGGCTCGCCAGGCTTGGCCGCGAAGTCATCCATTTCGTTGTTGAGCAAAACACCTGTTCCCGGCACGGTGACACCGGAGCCGTAGGGACCGTTGAGCGTGTAGGTATTCGTGACAATGTTGCCGTCGGCATCCACGACCGTGAAATGCGTGGTTTCAGCCGATTCAAACCGCGCGGCCGGCAGTCCCGGCTGCACGTCAGCGCTCGGCGTGGCGCGGTTGGGATCAATGGTCGCCCGGCGCGCCTTGGCATAGTCCTTGGAAGTAAGTTTCTCGACCGGCACCGGGACGAAATCCGGGTCGCCCATCAACATTGCCCGGTCAGCGAAAGCCCGGCGCATGGTTTCAATCAAGAGATGATTGGCTTCGGATGAACCGGGTCCCAGTGCTGCCAAGTTATCGCCTTCGAGCTGGTTGAGGACGTTGAGCAAGACAATGCCCCCAGAACTGGGCGGCGGAAATGTCACGATTTCATAACCACGGTAGCTCCCACGCAGCGGTTCGCGCTCAACCGGACGATAGCCTTTCAAGTCTTCCAGCGTGATCAGCCCGCCATTGGCGGCCATTGCCGCTGCAATTCGCCGCGCGGTTTCACCTTCGTAAAACTCGCGCGGGCCGCGCTTTTCCAGTCGTTCCAACGTTGCTGCCAGTTCTGGCTGGCGCAGGATGTCACCCTCTTGGTAATAGTTTCCATCGCGCTGAAAAATCCGGCGACTATCAGGAAAACGCGACAGCCGCTCGGCAATCCGCAGCCCCCTTTCAAGGGCATAGCTGACCGGAAACCCCTCCTGCGCGAGACGCCGGGCCGGAGCCACGACCTGCGCCCACTTGAGACGGCCGTACTTGCGCAACGCCAGCTCGAAGCCGGCTACCGTACCGGGGACACCGGCGGCGGCGTACCCGAGCGTTGACTTCTCGGCCAGAAGCCGGCCGTCGGGACCCAGGTACATGTCCCGACTGGCGCGCGCCGGAGCGGTTTCACGGTAATCAATCGCCGTCGTCCGCCCATCCGCCATGCGAATCAGCATGAACCCGCCGCCACCCAGGTTGCCCGCCACGGGAAACGTCACGGCCAGCGCCAAGCCCACGGCCACGGCAGCATCCACGGCGTTACCACCGCGCTTCAGAATATCCACCCCAACCTGGGACGCGAAGGCACTGGC from Chloracidobacterium validum includes the following:
- the ggt gene encoding gamma-glutamyltransferase codes for the protein MVWKRWPGRVTAVLMSLACLVLAVAGGPAGSRSAAPAAGATTGNHAASDRITGRTFATRSEVIARNGMACTSQPLATQVAVDVLRRGGSAVDAAIAANAVLGVVEPTGCGIGGDLFALVWDPKTKRLHGLNASGRSPKRLTLDVFRQRNLTRIPAYGPLPVSVPGCVDGWFELHGRFGRLPMKEILAPAVAYAREGFPVSELIAYYLERNVTALARFPNVMAVYAPGGRPPRKGEVFRNPQLAATLEKIAAGGRDVFYKGDIARAIADFMAKQGGFLDADDLAAHRSTWVEPISTNYRGYDVWELPPNGQGLAALQMLNILEGYDLSKFGFGSREHIHYFVEAKKLAFEDRAKFYADPDFAKVPVEALLSKAYAAERRKLIQPDRAGARYAAGEPALRAGDTIYLTTADRDGMMVSLIQSNYRGMGSGMVPDGLGFMLQDRGEMFALEEGHANVYAPGKRPFHTIIPAFVTKDGQPWMSFGVMGGGFQPLGHVQILVNLIDFGMNLQEAGDAPRIDHQGSSEPTGERASGVGTVTLETGFAYEVVRELVRTGHRVGFAVGDYGGYQAIRWDAGQGVYYGASESRKDGQAAGY
- a CDS encoding TetR/AcrR family transcriptional regulator; its protein translation is MGVQERKTRYKANVRRLILDAARELFVTEGYQHTSLRKIAEKIEYAPATIYLHFRDKSELLDALLTETFTELDAKLRTLSQRETDSLTALRRGLRTYIEFGLTHPNHYLLAFVQNEAMFDGERKQHKLKHGPACFDNLRQAVLRAIADGYLVADDPEATAQALWSGIHGLTSLLITQPDFPFVAKRKLVDRLLSILIDGARRR
- a CDS encoding PaaI family thioesterase, whose product is MSNNRLKAFQRLIGQPLAEHSPSPLARWLGGTLEHAAPGETTFAFVVRTDMANPAGILHGGAAAAIMDEVIGATVHGTLEVNVFYTSVNLVIDFLDSVPVGAAITATTRVIRQGKTIINAECWLRDAQERLLAHATTNMLRTNVPLQMGE
- a CDS encoding ABC transporter permease; amino-acid sequence: MNFVALKMLLGDRSKFLGLVFSIAFAAFLMAHQASIFCGLMNRTRSQIKDIPDADVWVMDKETQYIDEVAALTTNDLYRVRGVPGVAWAVRLFKGNPRVRAADGRFRTVILMGLDDETLVGAPRRMLVGNIEDLRRPDAVIIDRAGFYFFFPNTPLSIGQVMEMNDRRVTIVGICEASAPFATFPVMFTRYSQAVNYVGRERNALSFVLVKAAAGTDVSDLCRRISAVSPKLKAMTGYDFEWATIRYYIRNTGIPVNFGITVMIALVVGTVVAGQTFYIFTIENLKQFGALKAIGVTNLRIVGMILLQALLVGIIGYALGMAMCAAFFDLTRDAAIQLRGFILLWQVAVGTAGVVFFIVLLASLLSIRKVLFLEPAIVFRG
- a CDS encoding ABC transporter ATP-binding protein, translating into MQAPSEPSPQPVPPQVVPEQVTPDIAVECRAVTKAFGQGESKTLALRGVDFQARLGEMTFLVGESGSGKTTLISIIAGLLDATEGEIHVLGQNMAALSNTNQVRFRRKNLGFVFQQFNLLPALTAAENVAVPLLAAGMARPAAVARATELLGSVGLAHRAAHVPSQLSGGQQQRVALARAVIHEPRLIVCDEPTSALDGATGRTVMELLAAVAVRPDRAVIVVTHDSRIFSFAQAIAHMADGNVTHTERRTP
- a CDS encoding HlyD family secretion protein — translated: MKLQSLTLPLITIAALSYAGYSTYVSQPVRKPEPPPAAPPRAPYAQGVAGVGLVEAGGENIALNTPVAGLVTRVFVRAGDDVKRGDRLFELDSRDLQAELALRRQTLDVARARLARLEQAPWSADRPMLEAKVLETEAQLADADMQLKRIENVSDQRAVRAEEVEHRRFAVLAARARHQEAKAQLARLDAGTWKADLDVARSEVKLAQANVKRIEADIERLTVRALTAGKVLQCNVRPGEYAQAGQLAKPLITLGNADELHVRVDIDENEAPKVKPSARAVGYMRGKSEVAIPLEFVRYEPLVVPKKSLTGDATERVDTRVLQVIYRVATNDAALFIGQQMDVYIDQGGQP
- a CDS encoding efflux transporter outer membrane subunit, with the protein product MMSLLASMRLYLGPALATSLFITGCAVKPPVRKVVVETPSGWTSVAGEGISLQPAELDAWWKNFHDAQLTQLIDRALAGNLDIRVAVARIREARSQAGIADAAKYPALGAAANVQRLRGGLPQGIGRVANLPGISNEIGIFQVGFDANWELDFFGGTRLAALAAREQARAAEEALQGVRLMTAAEIARLYVELRGAQQQREIVQQQIAVARETLELVRTRFEAGLAQQLDVTRATAQYETTCAAAPPLEAVIRDRHDRLSVLVGMPPASLNEMLTDAKPLPMRPPEIPVGLPSDLLQRRPDIRQAEAELSAALAQLGVAQTERFPKFALTAGVGRQATSVAGLTLGAGNFFAVGPNVRLPIFTGGRIRNNIAARDAQVEQAALRYEQTVLRAFEEVERALVGYLREGERRRALAAATLEQQEAARLAEVRYAGGLEDFTTVLDARRGQLSSALEQVESETQQLRQAIALYKALGGGY
- a CDS encoding DNA adenine methylase, translated to MIKYIGSKRTLIPLIREVTRRLGPTRSVIDLFSGTSRVGHALKADGYRVLANDYLAYAATLARCYVQADAEDVLADAQKLIQEFNRLKGAPGYVTETFCVKARFFHPKNGERIDAIREAIAAKGLPPELEAVALVALMEAADRVDSTTGLQMAYLKAWAPRALNDLELRVPDVLPRARHGKGQATCLDALEAASRLEADVAYLDPPYNQHSYLGNYHIWESLVRWDKPPVYGVACKRLDVRERRSVFNARSRFAGAFRQVLNAIQAPTIIVSFNDEGYLSRAEMTALLQSLWGGAGQMVVIEQDFKRYVGAQIGIYNPNGEKVGEVSHLRNKEFLYVVSRRPLPADLVALAHHSLRQPLLFN
- the ggt gene encoding gamma-glutamyltransferase, coding for MKSHSQSLHWRPSVAFRLVIAVACVGALLPPVTRGQVARQPVRARRVMVASASAFASQVGVDILKRGGNAVDAAVAVGLALAVTFPVAGNLGGGGFMLIRMADGRTTAIDYRETAPARASRDMYLGPDGRLLAEKSTLGYAAAGVPGTVAGFELALRKYGRLKWAQVVAPARRLAQEGFPVSYALERGLRIAERLSRFPDSRRIFQRDGNYYQEGDILRQPELAATLERLEKRGPREFYEGETARRIAAAMAANGGLITLEDLKGYRPVEREPLRGSYRGYEIVTFPPPSSGGIVLLNVLNQLEGDNLAALGPGSSEANHLLIETMRRAFADRAMLMGDPDFVPVPVEKLTSKDYAKARRATIDPNRATPSADVQPGLPAARFESAETTHFTVVDADGNIVTNTYTLNGPYGSGVTVPGTGVLLNNEMDDFAAKPGEPNAYQLVQGEANSIAPGKRPLSSMTPTIVLRDGKPWFAIGSPGGPTIISTVLQVVINIIDHKMNLQQAIDAPRLHHQWLPDVVMWEPYGMTADTKRALEAKGHRLDVVPRYNGDAEGIMIDTTGARLGASDPRNPDALAVGY